Proteins encoded by one window of Nitrospirota bacterium:
- a CDS encoding gamma carbonic anhydrase family protein: MIIKPYKGIHPKIHPTVFIVESAVIIGNVEIGEYSSVWFNAVVRGDVNYIRIGDRTNIQDICMLHVTKNTHPLILGSDITVGHSVTLHGCTIKDRCLIGMGATILDGAVIGEDCIIGAGALVTEGAVIPPGTLAIGMPAKPKRDLTDAEKARIRQSAQNYIDYSKTYGG, from the coding sequence ATGATCATCAAACCATACAAAGGTATCCATCCAAAGATTCATCCCACAGTATTTATTGTGGAGTCAGCAGTTATTATTGGAAACGTTGAGATAGGGGAATATTCGAGCGTCTGGTTTAATGCGGTTGTCCGAGGGGATGTTAACTATATCAGGATCGGAGATCGTACTAATATCCAGGATATCTGTATGCTCCACGTAACAAAAAATACCCACCCCCTGATACTTGGTAGTGATATTACCGTGGGACATTCGGTTACCCTGCATGGATGCACTATAAAAGACAGATGTCTTATTGGAATGGGTGCGACCATACTGGATGGCGCTGTCATAGGAGAGGACTGCATAATCGGGGCTGGAGCACTTGTTACAGAAGGTGCCGTTATTCCTCCGGGAACACTTGCTATTGGAATGCCCGCCAAACCCAAACGAGACCTCACGGATGCAGAAAAGGCGAGGATAAGGCAGTCCGCACAGAACTATATAGATTACTCAAAGACGTATGGGGGTTAG